In the genome of Pseudomonadota bacterium, the window GACGACGTGGTCAGTACCTCTGGCGCATCGCCGCCCTTGACCATGCGCTCTGCGAACTCAAACCCGGAACCGAGCGCCACGGGCTGGACGAGGCCTGCGCCATTGATGTCGACCCTGGCGACGCCGAGGCTTGCATTCACGTCGTAGGCGTCGGCCACCGGCACCCGACCGACCCGCAGCTGCAGCCCGAACTGCGCCATCGTGTTGTCGCGATGGCGCGCCAGCGCGATGGCGACGGGCTCAGCCAGGCCTGGCGGAACGAGCAATGTTGCGCCGTCGCCGCCGAAGAAGAAGGGGAGCTCGATCTGACGCCGATGGGCAAGGTTGAGCGCCGCAATGATGCAGCCCGTCGCCACGAGGTTGATCTCGTTGAGCCTGCCCTCGGCCACGGCCTTTGTCGAGCCGCGCACATCGGTGATGACGATCTCCCAGTCAGGCGGCACCGCCGCGAAGGCAGACGCATCATCGAGAACCTCGGCGAGGGGCTCTGTGCGAACAGGGAGATCAGTATAGAATCCCGCGGTCTCGGTGGCGCGGTTCGCACCCACGGCGGCGCTGCCCCTTCCTCTGGGAATCGACGGTGGAACACGTTCGCGTGCCGCTTCGCGCTGCCCTCCCCGAGCGCGCGAACCTGTCTCAACGGCAGGGTCGTGAGGAGATGCTCCAGAAGATCGATCGCATGAGCTGGGCCTTTCGCGAAGAGAAGATCGATGCGCGCATCCGCGAGATCTGGAGCGCGCGCGTCCGAGACAAGGTGTCGCTGAGCGCACGCTGGAAGCGCGGAGGCAGAGGCTTCGAGTCGCCCCCGCCGGCCGAGGGAGGCGCTGGCTGGAAGCCCCTTCCCGAGGGGGGGCTGTGGGGACGCGACACCGAGACGACGATCTGGGTGCGGCTGCAGGCCAGGGTTCCGGAGGGCTGGCGCCACAAGGTCGTGCTGCACGTCGTGCCCGAGCAGTGCGAGCTGCTGGCCTACGTCGACGGCAAGGCGCTCGGCGCCCTCGATCTGTATCATCACACCTGGGTGCTCAGCGAGCGCGGTCGTCCCGGTACCTGCTACGACATCGCCCTCGACGCCTACTGCGGGCTCACCGTCATCGGCACCACCCCCGAGGTGGGCGGAAACCGCGCGCCCATGCGGGGCATTCCCATCATCGAGCTGCTCTCGATCGATGCCGAGACCGAAGGCCTGGCCCGTGACATGCGCTTTGCCCTCGACACGGCGCGTCAGCTCGATGACACCTCGATCGAGCGCCATCGAATCGTGCGCGTGCTCGACGAGACGGTGAACGCCCTCGACTTTCGCCGCGGCACCGAAGACGAACGCTTCCACGCCAGCGCGCGAGCGGCCCGAGCGCGCCTGCGCGAAGCGCTGTTCAGCGGTGCGCCCTCACATCTCTCGCGTCCCACGATTCACGCCGTGGGGCACGCCCACATCGACACCGCCTGGCTGTGGCGCCTCGACCACACCCGTCGCAAGTGCGTGCGCACCTTCACCACCGCCGTCTCGCTCATGGAGCGGTATCCCGAGTACGTCTTCACCTGCTCGCAGCCGCAGCAGTACGCCTACATCGAGAGCGACAGCCCCGCGCTGTTCGAGCGCATCCGCGGCGCGGTGAAGAAGGGCCAGTGGGAGCCCGTGGGCGGCATGTGGGTCGAGGCCGACTGCAACGTGAGCAGCGGTGAGTCGCTGGTCCGGCAGTTCGTGTACGGCCTTCGCTACTTCGAGAAGGCCTTCGGTCGCTATCCGAAGGTCGTCTGGCTGCCCGACGTGTTCGGCTACTCGGCGGCGTTCCCCCAGATCATGCGCAAAGCCGGCATGCGCTACTTCATGACCACCAAGATCTTCTGGAACCAGGTGAACCGCCCTCCGTACCAGACCTTCGAATGGCACGGCATCGACAACACCTCGGTGCTCGTGCACTTCTCGCCCAACGGCGACTACAACGCGCTCATGACGCCCGCGCAGCTGGCCGACCTGTGGACGCGCTACGATCAGAAATCGCTCAACAGCGAGCTGCTCTACATCTACGGCCACGGCGACGGTGGGGGCGGCCCCACCGAGGAGATGTGCGAGTC includes:
- a CDS encoding DUF3095 family protein produces the protein MRSATPCLGRARSRSRGCAHRSSLRERPSSCDRSSGASPHDPAVETGSRARGGQREAARERVPPSIPRGRGSAAVGANRATETAGFYTDLPVRTEPLAEVLDDASAFAAVPPDWEIVITDVRGSTKAVAEGRLNEINLVATGCIIAALNLAHRRQIELPFFFGGDGATLLVPPGLAEPVAIALARHRDNTMAQFGLQLRVGRVPVADAYDVNASLGVARVDINGAGLVQPVALGSGFEFAERMVKGGDAPEVLTTSSGELDLTGMECRWSSIPPPQSTHEVLCLIVSSRVRERQGASLASVVRALENRYGAFENRNPISKPNLHFALGFKKLENETRARLQRFDLRYFIEAWLMTQLSRPYFARNENGRYYIDRLVQLASTMTLDGRLCTVVSGTPEQRAALEADLLALEQAGDIVYGLHVCDESLMTCYVRDRRDQHLHFVDGVGGGYTQAAVALKRKLAATRQGC